The DNA sequence ATCGGCCAATTCCAACATGCGCGCATAGAATTCCAAACCGTCGATATCGAGCGTCGCCGCCAGTTCAATCCATTGACGGATTGTCATTGTGCCGTCGATGCAAAGCTGATCGGCGTAGGCTTTGGGAAATACAGCAAGCTTTGGCATTATTCTCCTCGCTTCGATGGATTGCGACCGAGAAACGGATATTGCTCCAAATCGATGACGCCGCGGCTGCAGGGGCGGATTTCGTCGGAGAGCCCATAGGCGGCCGCGACAGCGAATTCTTCGGGCATCGTCAAGCAGTCCGAAGGCGCGAACTGCCGCGGGATGTATTCGCGGCAATCGCACGCCAGGCCGGCGGCTAATTTGTAATGATATTCAATCAGCATCAGCATCTAATCGACATTGAAGTGATGGATTCGCACCCCATTGTAGCACAGCGACTCGACCAAGTTGCGCGAGAGCTTCTTTAGCGTGCTCTTCGAGACGCTGTAGGCGAGTAAATTGCTTTCGCCCGAGTAGGCGTTCATCGAGGCGATATTCAACACGCAGCCGCGCGAGCGTTTCAGGTGCCCAATCGCCGCTTGAATCAGTAAGAATGGAGTGCGGGCATTGACGGCTCTGACCCGATCGAACAGGCTCGAATCGGAGCTGACAATATCGCTGCGCACCACCCACGACGCATTGTTGATCATCGCATCGAGCTTGCCGAAAGCGGCGATGGCGCCCTCGACTAACTTGTCCGCGGTATTCGGCTCAACCAGTTCGCCAGCCACGAGTTTCGCATGATCTTGCAGTTCCGCCGCAATCGGCTGGCCGCGACCGACATCGCGCCCATGTAGCACGGCCTTCCCGCACAACGTGGTGTACTATGGCCTCGCCAATGCCCGTGATGCTGCCAGTAACCATGATGGATTTGCCATTTCGTTGTATCACTAGGGGTTGGGCAATAGACCCCGGCGTGGTTAGGTGACTGCGGATTCCCGGCCGTTGGTAGATAGGCCGTGACGGGGCAAATGCATCGGCGGCACTGCGGCGGGATGTGCTTCCCGCGCTGCATCGGATCGAGCAGGTTCGCGGGAACCGGGCTTCAAAATCGCTTTCACAATTTCGCCGGAGTGCATTCGTTCAAACGCCGTCTGCCACTGCTCGAGTGGCCAAACGCCGCCAGTGATCGGTGTGACATCGAGTTGGCGAGACGCGATCAACCGGATCACTCGCTCCCAGGTGGTCCAATTGTGGCTGAAACTGCCTTGCAAGGTGACATTCTTTTGCACCAGCAGGTCAAGCGAAAAATCGAGTGGTTGTGGACCCCATCCGACCTTGCTGATCCAGCCTGCCGGGCGGACAATATCGAGCGCCGTGCCGAGCGCCGCGGAGACGCCGGTTGCGTCAATCACGCCATCGACCCCTAGTCCGTCAACTTCTAGTGCCCATTCTTTATGGTTATTAATGAGCGGTACGCAGCCGTAGGCCTTGCTCACTTCGAGCCGATCCCGATCGCGTTCCAGTCCGGCCATGCCGACTTCCGCGCCGCTGAGCCGAGCAATTGCAGCGCATAGAATTCCGATCGGTCCTGGGCCGAGCACGACCACTCGATCGCCGGGGCGAATTCTGGCGTTGCTAACGACGGCGCTGTAGGCGACGCACGATGGCTCTGTCAATGCCGCTTGGTCGAAACTGAGCTCCGCGGGCATGCGATGCAAAATCCGAGCAGGCACGGGCACGTATTGCCGCATTGCGCCATCGACCATCGCTCCAAATCCACGGCGTCCGGGATCGAGATTGTACAAGCCTTGCCGCGTTAGTGGGCTTTCCGGATCAATCACTGCGGCGGTTTCGCTGACGACGCGATCTCCTTCTTTCCAACCCTTGACGTTCTTACCGACCTGGCAGATCGTTCCGCAGAACTCGTGCCCCAGCACAACGGGGTAATTGATCGTCCAGCTTTGCTGCGCTGTCCACATGTGCAAATCGCTTCCGCAGACGCCGACCGATTGCACTTCGAGCAGCACCTGATCGTCGTCGATGGTGGCCTTCGGGATTTCGCGCAATTCGACGCTATATCGCTTGGGACCGTAAACAACCAAGCCGAGGTCAGTTTTCATTTCTTGTCAATTGGTGGGTAGATTGTAAGGATAGTGTGTAGTTCGTCATTGTTGCTGCCAATGCAGCCTTTCATCTATCGTAACGTCAAAGTCGTTTCGGCAACAGTACACCCATTTCGGCCGCGGAAATGGCTAGGTTGTAAACTCGCAAATTGCCCGTTTGCCGTCAAAATACTCGGTCTGGCCTCACCCGATCCGTCGGGGTTGATTCCATGATTTTCGTATCTCGCAGAATCGCGGCAATTGTCCTGCCATTTCCAGTGGCCGACAAACCCAAGTTCCGCCAAACACGACCGCTGGTGCAGCACTGCCGGCAGCAATAGTTCGCCAATAGTTCGCTCAAGGTGCCGACGATCGCAACGACGACCAATTGCTCGACGAGGGTAAATTCGCTTCATCGATTCGCGTACGATTGCCTTGACCACGAGATCATTGTTTTGCTCCCTGCCTTGTGCTGACGGGACGGACGATGCACTACTCGTTACCGCTCGCCCCGCTCCGGCCCAGTGGGTACATTCCCATAACTGTGAACCTTGTCACAAATCATTCGTAGTGCCGACTCCAAGGTTCCGTCCGCTACTTTGAACGCTTTCGCTCCAACCGTCAGCGGTGCGCCTAGCACCACCAGTGGCGCTCCATATTCCGGTGCGCTAATCGCTTGTTCCACGCTCAATCCACCTACCGCCTGCACCGGAACCGGCACGGCGGCAACGACTTCTCGTAATTGATCGAGTGGGCTGGGCGCACGCTCGCCGCGGGCGGCAATGCCGCGCCGCATGTCGTAGCCGATGTGGTGAATAACAAAGTCGCAGCCCAGGTCGGCCACCTTCTTCGCGCCGGCCACCATATCTTCGCAGCCCAAGTTGTCGCCCATCACGCGGATGCCGTAATCGCGCCCGGCTTTGACGGCGCAGCGGATCGTTTCTTCATGTGCGCGAGCCATCACAACGACGTGTGTCGCGCCGGCCTGGGCCATCATCTCCGCTTCCAAATAGCCGCCGTCCATTGCCTTCAGATCGGCAACGATGGGCGTCTCCGGAAACCGGCGGCGAAGTTCGCGGACGCCGTGCATTCCCTCTCCGAGAATGAGCGGCGTACCGGCTTCGAGCCAATCGACGCCGCTGCGCATGGCCACCTCGGCCGTCTCCATCGCTTCGGCAATCGTGGTATAGTCTAACGAAATCTGAACAATTGGACGCATCAATCATCTCACAGGTTGAATTGTTTGGTTTGAAATTCGCCTCTTGACTATCACAAGGAACGTACGCACAGCCGATGGAGGAACATCGACCGGCAAACTGCTTACACTATTGAATTACACCTCGTTTGGCAAATGGGAAACTTATTAATTTTTACCTGGTTAAGTCGCAGACCGACTCCCCCGGTAGGTAAGTCGGCTTGACCTTCACTTGAACTGGAATGTGGGCGTCGCGGTTTCTCTCCGACAATTGCAGCGCCAATTGCCGCACGGCGAGAATTCCCATCGTGCGAGCATGAATATCGAACGTCGCCAAATGGGGATATGGAACGGACAACAATCCCGGAGTATTGTTGCCCGCAATGATGCTGATATCGTGGCCGACGCGTAGACCTCGCAT is a window from the Pirellulales bacterium genome containing:
- a CDS encoding SDR family NAD(P)-dependent oxidoreductase, with product MCGKAVLHGRDVGRGQPIAAELQDHAKLVAGELVEPNTADKLVEGAIAAFGKLDAMINNASWVVRSDIVSSDSSLFDRVRAVNARTPFLLIQAAIGHLKRSRGCVLNIASMNAYSGESNLLAYSVSKSTLKKLSRNLVESLCYNGVRIHHFNVD
- a CDS encoding zinc-binding dehydrogenase; the protein is MKTDLGLVVYGPKRYSVELREIPKATIDDDQVLLEVQSVGVCGSDLHMWTAQQSWTINYPVVLGHEFCGTICQVGKNVKGWKEGDRVVSETAAVIDPESPLTRQGLYNLDPGRRGFGAMVDGAMRQYVPVPARILHRMPAELSFDQAALTEPSCVAYSAVVSNARIRPGDRVVVLGPGPIGILCAAIARLSGAEVGMAGLERDRDRLEVSKAYGCVPLINNHKEWALEVDGLGVDGVIDATGVSAALGTALDIVRPAGWISKVGWGPQPLDFSLDLLVQKNVTLQGSFSHNWTTWERVIRLIASRQLDVTPITGGVWPLEQWQTAFERMHSGEIVKAILKPGSREPARSDAAREAHPAAVPPMHLPRHGLSTNGRESAVT
- a CDS encoding orotidine 5'-phosphate decarboxylase, giving the protein MRPIVQISLDYTTIAEAMETAEVAMRSGVDWLEAGTPLILGEGMHGVRELRRRFPETPIVADLKAMDGGYLEAEMMAQAGATHVVVMARAHEETIRCAVKAGRDYGIRVMGDNLGCEDMVAGAKKVADLGCDFVIHHIGYDMRRGIAARGERAPSPLDQLREVVAAVPVPVQAVGGLSVEQAISAPEYGAPLVVLGAPLTVGAKAFKVADGTLESALRMICDKVHSYGNVPTGPERGER